Proteins encoded within one genomic window of Bombina bombina isolate aBomBom1 chromosome 1, aBomBom1.pri, whole genome shotgun sequence:
- the LOC128663680 gene encoding LOW QUALITY PROTEIN: uncharacterized protein LOC128663680 (The sequence of the model RefSeq protein was modified relative to this genomic sequence to represent the inferred CDS: inserted 1 base in 1 codon; deleted 1 base in 1 codon), giving the protein MPPKRILTPEDAENVKRRRNEGLRIRRTHMNEQQRASQRNKNTANKRISRANMTVQEKDLQRDMQRSRSAACRKNMTDDEKALERVNNCERIKNIRKNITNQDNTTYNHSLFIEDNVQMHTCGQLNVLCNFCMAKHFPEEQPSDKLFNKCCNKGKITLPDIRISPLIQQLMTGHHTHSKNFMQNIRSINSALAFASMGANIAPPPGYGPYCFRINGQIYHRSGALHPENDDQRKFAQLYILSPEEAADQRAALKENSGCHVELLRELSSYMSQCNPFAEACKMLYEVEQECIHEASLNGVQPSEVSMLILQDRTSDCQRYNAQKVNEVAVIFQNTDVGGSNIALNYRPTSINNVERRTTTNPRIRVSQMKYYXYRISIRDQFNPFLSAGKLTQQYFVDAYVKTEANRLNYIRQNQSKLRIEKYTGLMDYIQSEAAAQGLMPGKAVVLLLSFQGSPRNMAQNYHDAMAIVRKYGKPDYFITMTCNPKWPEIVENVLEGQAVEFRPDLVARVFNLKLNSLLHDILNKHVLGSPCAKVHVIEFQKRGLPHAHILLILKAEDKPNDAETIDKFISAEIPDEHLYPRLHAIVIKHMIHGLCGEHNLNSPCMVDGNCSKNFPKQFQEQTLLNVDGYPRYRRQKNETTVIVNGRKIDNSWVVPYSPYFCLKYNCHINVESCVSIKSVKYLFKYVYKGYDCANISIKEHATLQHDEIQNFLDSRYVSAPEAVWRLYSFLMHHQTHTIIRLQVHLPGEQDVYFYNDNIQLAAEKAQDRDTTLTAYFKLNDETHAAREFYYSDIPQHYVFDVKTRKWNPRQRGADTTIGRLYYVNLSSDLERFCLRLLLLHVNGAKSFRDLRTVNGQVCHTFKEAAQKLSLLHDDATWDFTLNESASQQMPKQMRELFAYLCIFAVPPNVPQLFEKYKQDLYEDFSCHEGHVDDCKSCNDFALTDILNVLIVHGKRCEDFGLPNPSNFIPDMQFNYVAHLEAQIGAQLQEALNIEQKAAFDAVMSAIAN; this is encoded by the exons ATGCCTCCTAAGAGAATTTTAACACCTGAAGATGCAGAAAACGTTAAACGCAGAAGAAATGAAGGTCTTCGTATACGTCGGACACATATGAATGAACAACAAAGGGCAAGTCAACGTAATAAGAATACTGCAAACAAGCGAATTTCAAGAGCCAATATGACAGTTCAGGAAAAAGATCTCCAACGAGATATGCAACGATCACGTTCTGCTGCCTGTAGAAAAAATATGACCGACGATGAAAAAGCTCTTGAAAGGGTAAACAATTGTGAACGTATCAAAAATATTCGCAAAAACATCACTAATCAAGATAACACAACGTACAACCATTCACTATTTATTGAAGACAATGTACAGATGCACACATGTGGTCAACTTAACGTTTTGTGCAACTTCTGCATGGCTAAGCATTTTCCAGAGGAACAACCAAGTGATAAGCTCTTTAATAAATGTTGCAATAAAGGCAAAATCACATTACCTGATATACGAATTTCACCACTGATCCAACAACTAATGACCGGACATCACACACATTCAAAGAATTTTATGCAAAATATCCGTTCAATCAATAGTGCATTGGCTTTTGCATCAATGGGAGCAAACATTGCACCACCTCCAGGATATGGACCATATTGCTTCAGAATAAATGGACAAATCTATCACCGATCTGGTGCCTTGCATCCAGAAAATGATGATCAACGAAAATTTGCACAGCTATACATTTTAAGTCCTGAGGAAGCTGCAGACCAAAGAGCAGCGCTAAAAGAAAATTCGGGGTGTCACGTTGAGCTTTTGAGGGAGTTAAGTTCATATATGTCTCAGTGTAACCCTTTTGCAGAAGCATGTAAAATGCTCTATGAGGTAGAGCAAGAATGCATCCATGAAGCCTCTTTAAATGGAGTTCAACCTTCTGAAGTTTCTATGTTAATTCTTCAAGACAGAACATCAGATTGCCAAAGATATAACGCACAAAAAGTTAATGAGGTTGCTGTTATTTTCCAAAATACTGATG TTGGGGGTTCAAACATCGCTCTTAACTACAGGCCAACATCAATTAATAATGTAGAAAGAAGAACAACCACCAATCCGAGGATAAGAGTTAGTCAAATGAAATACT TGTACAGGATTTCAATAAGGGATCAATTTAATCCCTTCCTTAGTGCCGGCAAGTTGACACAGCAGTACTTTGTTGATGCTTATGTCAAAACTGAGGCTAATAGACTCAACTATATCCGTCAAAATCAATCTAAACTTCGCATTGAAAAATATACAGGATTAATGGATTATATTCAAAGTGAAGCTGCTGCACAGGGCTTAATGCCTGGAAAAGCTGTTGTTTTGCTATTATCCTTTCAGGGAAGT CCCCGAAATATGGCCCAAAACTATCATGATGCTATGGCCATTGTCAGAAAATATGGAAAACCTGATTACTTCATCACCATGACCTGCAACCCTAAATGGCCTGAGATAGTCGAAAATGTGTTAGAAGGTCAAGCAGTGGAGTTCAGACCAGATTTGGTTGCAAGAGTTTTTAACCTCAAATTAAATTCTCTTTTGCATGATATCTTGAACAAACATGTTCTTGGAAGTCCTTGCGCAAAAGTGCATGTTATAGAGTTCCAAAAAAGAGGTCTACCACATGCTCATATCCTCTTAATATTGAAAGCTGAAGACAAGCCAAATGATGCTGAAACCATTGACAAATTTATATCAGCCGAAATTCCAGATGAACACCTTTATCCCCGGCTACATGCTATTGTAATAAAGCATATGATACACGGTCTCTGTGGGGAACATAATTTAAATTCTCCATGCATGGTGGATGGCAACTGCAGCAAAAATTTTCCTAAACAATTTCAAGAACAAACTTTACTTAATGTTGATGGATATCCTCGATACCGGAGGCAAAAAAATGAGACCACAGTAATTGTCAATGGGAGAAAAATTGACAATTCTTGGGTAGTTCCATATAGCCCATACTTCTGCTTGAAATACAATTGCCATATAAATGTTGAGAGTTGTGTTTCTATTAAAAGTGTTAAATATCTCTTCAAATATGTATACAAAGGTTATGATTGTGCAAATATTTCCATTAAGGAACATGCCACACTACAGCATGATGAAATACAAAATTTTTTAGATTCAAGATATGTCAGTGCTCCTGAAGCTGTTTGGAGATTGTATAGTTTTCTGATGCACcatcaaacacatacaataatacGACTTCAAGTTCATCTTCCAGGTGAACAAGATGTATATTTTTATAATGATAACATACAATTAGCTGCAGAGAAGGCCCAAGACAGGGATACCACTTTGACAGCATACTTCAAGTTGAATGATGAGACTCATGCTGCACGGGAATTTTATTACTCTGACATTCCTCAACATTATGTATTTGATGTAAAAACCCGTAAGTGGAATCCAAGACAAAGAGGAGCAGATACAACAATTGGCCGATTGTACTATGTTAATCTTTCATCGGATTTAGAGAGATTTTGTTTGAGGTTACTACTCCTGCACGTAAATGGAGCAAAATCCTTTAGGGACCTACGCACTGTTAATGGACAAGTTTGTCACACATTTAAAGAAGCTGCCCAAAAGCTTTCACTTTTACACGATGATGCTACATGGGATTTTACACTTAACGAATCAGCATCTcaacaaatgcctaaacaaatgagGGAACTGTTTGCTTATTTGTGCATCTTTGCTGTCCCACCTAATGTCCCACAACTCTTTGAAAAATACAAACAAGATCTTTATGAAGATTTTTCATGTCATGAGGGCCATGTGGATGATTGCAAAAGTTGTAACGATTTTGCTTTAACAGACATTTTAAATGTTCTCATAGTACATGGTAAACGTTGTGAAGATTTTGGACTACCCAATCCATCAAACTTCATTCCAGACATGCAATTTAACTATGTTGCACATTTGGAAGCCCAAATTGGAGCACAACTTCAAGAAGCACTAAACATAGAACAAAAAGCTGCCTTTGACGCTGTAATGTCTGCAATTGCTAATTAA
- the LOC128663691 gene encoding LOW QUALITY PROTEIN: ATP-dependent DNA helicase PIF1-like (The sequence of the model RefSeq protein was modified relative to this genomic sequence to represent the inferred CDS: inserted 1 base in 1 codon), whose product MRMTSKDTELIRNAQLLIWDEASMAPSIALKCVNMLLQEIMQNNKPFGGKVILLGGDFRQTLPVLPHGNRSAIVEATIKFNDHWDKLKILKLQNNVRSIDPEFSNWLLQLGQGSLNNSEGLPEDLIEILSKLICHDCIISEIFGKRLLPSDFPNFSKKAIFCTKNAHVDQINEHVLNILDGDEKTYLSSDSIDDQTDEDTQNYPIEFLNELTPSGMPLHKLKIKLGSIIMLLRNLNTKRGLCNGTRLIVKDLKPNLIIAEVLTGXSSNQMVFIPRIDLAPANTELPFILRRRQFPIKFAFAMTINKSQGQTLDKVGIFLPEPVFSHGQLYVAMSRVQTSSDVKIKILQGSKQGKMLPNR is encoded by the exons ATGAGAATGACTTCAAAAGATACTGAGCTCATACGAAATGCTCAATTGCTGATTTGGGATGAGGCCTCAATGGCACCCAGTATAGctctaaaatgtgtaaatatgCTCCTTCAGGAAATTATGCAAAACAACAAGCCATTTGGCGGAAAAGTAATTCTCCTTGGTGGTGACTTTCGACAAACACTCCCAGTACTTCCTCATGGCAATAGATCTGCTATTGTGGAAGCTACCATAAAATTCAATGATCACTGGGATAAATTAAAAATTTTGAAATTGCAAAATAATGTGCGATCGATAGATCCAGAATTTAGTAACTGGCTACTACAATTAGGACAGGGTTCATTAAATAACTCAGAGGGCCTTCCTGAGGACTTAATTGAGATTCTTTCCAAATTAATATGCCACGATTGTATCATATCTGAAATTTTTGGAAAAAGACTTCTTCCATCTGATTTTCCCAATTTTTCTAAAAAGGCAATTTTTTGTACAAAAAATGCTCATGTTGATCAAATCAATGAGCATGTATTAAATATACTCGATGGTGATGAAAAAACATACCTAAGTTCAGATTCAATTGATGATCAGACAGATGAAGATACTCAAAACTATCCCATAGAATTTCTGAATGAATTAACTCCATCGGGAATGCCTCTTCATAAGCTAAAAATTAAATTGGGAAGTATTATTATGTTGCTTAGAAATCTTAACACAAAAAGAGGTCTGTGCAATGGAACAAGATTAATAGTTAAAGATCTTAAGCCCAATCTAATAATTGCAGAGGTGCTCACAG ACAGCTCAAACCAGATGGTTTTTATCCCACGAATAGATTTAGCCCCTGCCAATACTGAACTACCATTCATTTTACGAAGGAGACAGTTtccaatcaaatttgcttttgcaaTGACCATTAACAAATCACAAGGTCAAACATTAGACAAAGTTGGAATATTCCTTCCGGAGCCAGTGTTCAGTCACGGACAACTTTATGTTGCAATGTCTCGAGTTCAAACATCATCTGATGTAAAAATTAAGATACTACAAGGTTCCAAGCAAGGAAAAATGTTACCAAACA